In Mangifera indica cultivar Alphonso chromosome 1, CATAS_Mindica_2.1, whole genome shotgun sequence, a single genomic region encodes these proteins:
- the LOC123223375 gene encoding metal transporter Nramp3-like, with protein MPSREVEQPLLVDDEEQRAYGASEKVAIIGIDEVDLDDLASTPSFSWKKLWLFTGPGFLMSIAFLDPGNLEGDLQAGAIAGYSLLWLLMWATAMGLLVQLLAARLGVATGKHLAELCREEYPTWARMVLWVMAELALIGADIQEVIGSAIAIQILSNGVLPLWSGVVITALDCFIFLFLENYGVRKLEAFFAVLIATMALSFAWMFGDAKPSGTQLLVGLLVPKLSSKTIRQAVGVVGCIIMPHNVFLHSALVQSREIDHNKKGRVREALRYYSIESTLALVVSFIINLFVTTVFAKGFYGTERANSIGLVNAGQYLQEKYGGGFFPILYIWGIGLLAAGQSSTITGTYAGQFIMGGFLNLRLKKWMRALITRSCAIVPTMIVALVFDTNDATLDVLNEWLNVLQSIQIPFALIPLLCLVSKERIMGIFKTGPILQMVSWLVAALVMVINGYLLLDFFSVEVNGVIYSTVVCAFTGAYVVFIIYLVSQSVTFCSWRSQSKQIQESSN; from the exons atgccTTCCCGAGAAGTCGAACAACCACTGTTAGTGGATGATGAAGAACAGAGAGCCTATGGTGCCAGTGAGAAGGTAGCAATCATCGGGATCGATGAAGTTGACCTTGACGACTTAGCGAGTACGCCCTCGTTTTCATGGAAGAAGCTCTGGCTTTTCACTGGTCCCGGCTTTTTGATGAGCATCGCTTTTCTCGATCCCGGGAACTTGGAGGGGGATCTCCAGGCCGGCGCAATTGCTGGCTACTCGCTGTTGTGGCTGCTCATGTGGGCCACCGCTATGGGCTTATTGGTTCAGTTATTGGCAGCTCGGCTCGGCGTGGCCACTGGGAAACACTTGGCTGAGCTCTGTCGTGAGGAGTACCCCACGTGGGCTCGAATGGTGCTTTGGGTCATGGCTGAGTTGGCACTCATTGGTGCGGATATTCAGGAGGTTATTGGGAGTGCGATTGCAATACAGATTCTAAGTAACGGGGTTTTGCCTCTCTGGTCCGGGGTTGTTATCACTGCTCTTGATTG TTTCATATTTCTGTTTCTTGAGAACTATGGTGTGAGAAAATTGGAAGCTTTTTTCGCTGTTCTCATTGCAACAATGGCACTCTCATTTGCTTGGATGTTTGGTGATGCAAAGCCTAGTGGTACCCAGCTTCTTGTTG GACTTTTGGTTCCTAAACTTAGCTCTAAAACGATACGGCAGGCTGTGGGAGTTGTGGGTTGCATTATCATGCCTCATAATGTGTTCTTGCACTCTGCTCTTGTACAATCAAGAGAGATTGATCACAACAAGAAAGGGCGGGTTCGAGAAGCACTCAGATACTATTCCATTGAGTCTACTCTCGCCCTTGTAGTTTCCTTCATTATCAATCTATTTGTTACAACTGTTTTTGCAAAGGGGTTTTATGGTACAGAACGGGCCAATAGTATTGGCCTTGTAAATGCAGGGCAGTACCTGCAAGAGAAATATGGGGGTGGGTTTTTTCCAATTTTGTACATCTGGGGTATTGGCTTATTAGCAGCTGGACAGAGCAGCACTATAACTGGCACTTATGCTGGGCAGTTTATCATGGGAGGTTTCTTAAACTTGAGGTTGAAAAAATGGATGAGGGCATTGATAACACGAAGCTGTGCAATTGTCCCAACCATGATAGTTGCTCTTGTTTTTGATACCAATGACGCCACGTTAGATGTTTTGAATGAATGGTTGAATGTGCTACAGTCAATTCAGATCCCTTTTGCTCTTATCCCACTTTTGTGTTTGGTGTCGAAGGAGCGTATAATGGGGATTTTCAAAACTGGTCCCATCCTTCAg ATGGTCTCATGGCTTGTGGCTGCCCTGGTGATGGTGATCAATGGTTATCTTTTGCTGGACTTTTTCTCTGTTGAAGTGAATGGAGTGATATATTCTACAGTAGTATGTGCTTTTACCGGTGCATATGTGGTTTTTATAATTTACCTTGTTTCTCAGAGCGTTACTTTCTGTAGTTGGCGTTCTCAATCCAAGCAGATACAGGAATCAAGTAATTAA